The Megalobrama amblycephala isolate DHTTF-2021 linkage group LG18, ASM1881202v1, whole genome shotgun sequence genome segment CTCTGTCTCAGTGCCACTGGAGAAAGTGATGCGGTTATGAATCCAGCAGAATGTTAATGGACATGAAGAACTTTGTCCAGTACACGCTTGTCCTTCATTTTTGAACTGTATCTGCAAACAAGAGCAACATATGGTTTTCATGTGACTAAAGCCCATTGTGGTGacgtttatgtgtgtgttttgaaagtgagtgtgtgagaaaGATTTTTCGTGTGTCTGTGTTAGTGGCTGTGCATGTTTGCCTGTTCTTGTAATTTCCTGCTGGTGATCAAGTCATGCCACGTGGAAGAGATGTCAGCAACAGCTGTTGCCTCCCACTGCACCTGAATGAAGACAATGCCCGTTTTGGCTTGTTGGCAGCCCTCATCCTCCTCTACCTGCTGTGTGGGGCGGTGGTGTTCTCCGCTCTCGAGCATCCCTCAGAGCTGCAGGCTCACAAGCGCTGGGAGGAACAGTTGGCCAACTTCACAGAGCAAAACAGCATAAACCTCAAATCACTGGAGGTCCTGCTAAGGCAATATGAGGAGGCCTTTGTGGCTGGGATCCGTGTGGACAAACTTAGGCCCCGCTGGGATTTCTCAGGGGCCTTCTACTTTGTTGGTACAGTGATCTCCACTATTGGTGAGTTCATATATGTCATCTTTGTGTTCAGATTTTCATATCAGCAAATCAGTTTCCCAAAAAGAGAATTAATTTACAGAAatcataatttacatttacgcatttggcagacacttttatctaaAGCGAATTacgttaaaattattatttacatttttattacttcatgcattccctgggaattgaACCCATAACCATAGTATTGTTAGCACCATGTCTAACTGTTTGAGCTACTGGCATGGTTATAACTgtttaaagctgaaataaattaaaatattattttatttcaactagCTGCCAAGGTAACAATTTTTGTTTCAtgtttaagtactaaaataattaaatctaaataaatgaaaacaaaaactaataaaattactaattactaataaaatattttaacacacTAGCAAAATTACCTAAACACTAGCTACTggaatacaaaaatgtatattataaataGATCCACTGACCAAATCAACGTTGTTTACTTATTTAATAAggttttcaatatatttttaccATGCTCATCATTGAAGGTGTAATAATGAAAAGCAAAATCTGTCGTCACTTGCCCTTGCAGTTCTGAACCcatatcattttcatttttttacatCCAAGCTGCTCCTTTAcataaaacaaaagtaaaaaaaaagcaatacacAAAGACACATTTGCAATACTAACTTGGCTTTGCCCTTTGCTGTAACTTTGAAATCTTTCAAACTTGCCACCTCAAGATATGTCCTTGCCTGGTTTGATGTGATTGATGTCAAATGTAAATGGCTGTTGCTGTTCTTCTGATATTCAAATTGAATGTCTGCAAGCATAAATAAGACTTGAAATATAGTGCCATATGGTGTGTTTTTTTGGGTCagttttggagcttgacagcctctAATGACTGTCTGCTATCATtgtatgaaaaacaaaacaaaacaaaacaaaaacaaacgtttTTTACACTGTGTCCCACAGAATACATAAAACCGATAGTGGATTGGAGTGACATGAGGAGgacttaaaaggttagttcacccaaaaatgaaaattctgtcattaattattcaccctcatgtcggtccacacccgtaagagcttagttcatcttcagaacacaaattaagatatttttgataaaatccgatggctcagtgaggcctgcattgtcagcaagataatttacactttcagatgcacagaaagctactaaagacatatttaaaacagttcatgtgactacagcgattcaaccttaatgttattaagcgatgagaatactttttgtgcgccaaaaatcaaaataacgactttattcaacaatatctagtgatgggtgatttcaaaacactgcttcatgaagcttctaagctttacaaatcttttgtttcgaaacAGTGGTTTTGAGCatgaaagtcacatgatttcagtaaacgaggcttcgttccGTTATAAGCGTTTCGAAATTTCACTGAGGGGCgtaactttggcagtttgatacacgctccgaaccactgatttgaaaaacaaaagatttgtaaagcttcaaactTTGAGGCAGCGTTTTGAAATCAaccatcattagatattgttgaataaagtccttattttgtttttttggcacacaaaaagtattcttgtcacttcataacattaaggttgaaccactgtagtcacatgaactgtttcaaatatgtctttagtagctttctgggcaatgaaagtgttaattatcttgctgtcaatggaggcctcactgagccatcgaatttgatcaaaaatatcttaatttgtgttccgaagatgaacggaggtcttacgggtgtggaacgacatgattaattgatgacagaattttcagttttgggtgaactaactctttaatgatgacactttttttgtgcgctatcctttttttttttttttttacacaaatccaaataaatttttaaaaaatacatcagCAAAATACTTTCTGTTTCCTATTTCCCTCCAGGCTTTGGCATGACCACACCCGTCACCGTTGCGGGTAAGATCTTTTTAATATTCTATGGACTCCTTGGCTGTGCAGCAACAATCCTCTTCTTCAACCTCTTCCTGGAGCGCATCATCACGATGTTGGCCTACATCATGCGCTGGTGTCACGAGCGGCAACTGCGCCGCTCCGGCGTGGGAGGAGAGGAGGCCAGGAGCGAGGATGACAGTCTGGAAGGCTGGAAACCATCGGTCTACTACGTAATGCTCATTCTGGGCATCGCAGCCCTGCTGATTGCATGCTGCGCCTCTGCGTTGTACTCTGCCATGGAGGACTGGGACTACTTTGAGTCCTTGTACTTCTGCTTTGTGGCCTTCAGCACCATTGGCTTCGGGGATGTAGTGAGCAGCCAACGGGAAAGTTATAAAGCTCAGGAGGCCTACCGTCTTGGGAACTGCCTCTTCATCCTCATGGGTGTGTGTTGCATTTATTCCCTGTTTAATGTCATTTCCATCATCATCAAGCAGACGCTCAACTGGATCCTCGGCAAACTGGACTGCAACAAGGCTCAGTGTCCCTGCCGTGGCCGTCCGTATAGGCGGCGAGGTCGGgcctgctgttgctgctgcttcCCACGTCTTCCCAACCAGCGGCACAACCACCACCCTCCGCCGGGAAATTCTCGGCAGAGGGCTCAAAAACGCAATGCCGTGCATCCTGCACCAGCTAACGAAGCATCGGGAAAGCGCTTCACTAATGCATCAGTGGAAACAGTTTGTGATAGTGA includes the following:
- the kcnk12l gene encoding potassium channel subfamily K member 13, which encodes MPRGRDVSNSCCLPLHLNEDNARFGLLAALILLYLLCGAVVFSALEHPSELQAHKRWEEQLANFTEQNSINLKSLEVLLRQYEEAFVAGIRVDKLRPRWDFSGAFYFVGTVISTIGFGMTTPVTVAGKIFLIFYGLLGCAATILFFNLFLERIITMLAYIMRWCHERQLRRSGVGGEEARSEDDSLEGWKPSVYYVMLILGIAALLIACCASALYSAMEDWDYFESLYFCFVAFSTIGFGDVVSSQRESYKAQEAYRLGNCLFILMGVCCIYSLFNVISIIIKQTLNWILGKLDCNKAQCPCRGRPYRRRGRACCCCCFPRLPNQRHNHHPPPGNSRQRAQKRNAVHPAPANEASGKRFTNASVETVCDSETDAGLGPDGGYLTGRRLSGEMISVNDFMANKVSLAILQKQLSETAHGNPRQSHVRQNGFSGGVGAFAIMNNRLQETSVDR